A genomic region of Cannabis sativa cultivar Pink pepper isolate KNU-18-1 chromosome 1, ASM2916894v1, whole genome shotgun sequence contains the following coding sequences:
- the LOC115705558 gene encoding cytochrome B5-like protein isoform X2 — translation MWIPVLAVLVSILLGTFILVSRDSKSGRRKDDHSIAKHDKGSNVYSKAEISLHNKRTDCWIIIKDKKNTLVGMPFLHMLEMIQLKAFMGLNMQLEFST, via the exons ATGTGGATACCTGTATTAGCAGTGCTCGTGTCTATCTTGTTGGGAACTTTTATTTTAGTCTCTCGAGATTCAAAATCTG GTCGTAGGAAAGATGATCATTCAATCGCTAAACATGACAAG GGATCCAATGTCTACAGCAAAGCTGAAATATCTTTGCATAATAAAAGAACAGATTGTTGGATCATTATCAAAGACAag AAGAACACCCTGGTGGGGATGCCATTCTTGCACATGCTGGAGATGATTCAACTGAAGGCTTTTATgg GcctcaacatgcaactcgagtTTTCGACATGA
- the LOC115705558 gene encoding cytochrome B5-like protein isoform X1 yields the protein MWIPVLAVLVSILLGTFILVSRDSKSGRRKDDHSIAKHDKGSNVYSKAEISLHNKRTDCWIIIKDKVYDVTSYVEEHPGGDAILAHAGDDSTEGFYGPQHATRVFDMIDDFYIGNLEL from the exons ATGTGGATACCTGTATTAGCAGTGCTCGTGTCTATCTTGTTGGGAACTTTTATTTTAGTCTCTCGAGATTCAAAATCTG GTCGTAGGAAAGATGATCATTCAATCGCTAAACATGACAAG GGATCCAATGTCTACAGCAAAGCTGAAATATCTTTGCATAATAAAAGAACAGATTGTTGGATCATTATCAAAGACAag gtGTATGATGTTACTTCTTATGTAGAAGAACACCCTGGTGGGGATGCCATTCTTGCACATGCTGGAGATGATTCAACTGAAGGCTTTTATgg GcctcaacatgcaactcgagtTTTCGACATGATTGACGACTTCTACATAGGAAATTTGGAGCTGTAA
- the LOC133033680 gene encoding uncharacterized protein LOC133033680, protein MRYGHTAPTCHYRFDKNWITPKSVVGNPPPQAHLTEQVLEYDPTAFVAQTIPDFGDDQGWYVDTGATHHISYNEAPLDSSTPYSGQETVAVGDGQANGSSSCQRDT, encoded by the exons ATGCGTTATGGCCACACAGCTCCAACTTGCCACTACAGGTTCGATAAGAACTGGATTACTCCCAAATCTGTAGTTGGCAACCCACCTCCACAAGCTCATCTCACAGAACAGGTTCTTGAATATGACCCTACTGCCTTTGTGGCACAAACCATCCCTGATTTTGGTGATGATCAAGGTTGGTATGTTGATACTGGTGCAACACATCACATCTCCTACAATGAAGCTCCCCTTGACTCATCTACTCCCTATTCTGGCCAAGAAACTGTAGCCGTGGGTGATG GACAAGCAAACGGGAGCAGTTCTTGTCAAAGGGACACTTAA
- the LOC115707611 gene encoding senescence/dehydration-associated protein At4g35985, chloroplastic, with protein sequence MIKFLFLSSTESPTFPFPILYYNFFSNRNTNKVRLFSNTRIHFSSTSNLISLLHKKRKKKSTAASIMGCFNFCNSKNPSPAMKEAPLENSYYNPEIAKNIRHEILLQIPVCRVHLVEAGEALELANGDFKLTRILDENVSLATIVSVGNDLTWPLTKDEPVVKLDSLNYLFSLPMTDGDPPLSYGVSFPDDCAFFLTSLDSFLKENTCFSGLTTTPKTTQSKGLDWKEFAPRVENYNNFLAKAIAGGTGHIVKGMFKLSNAYANQVQKGGEMTLANGVEVKSCVTKKESGGSVKKSSGVNKGLKRARKMSKMTERLSKTMLNGVGIATGAVMAPMLKSQAGKKFLTMVPGEVILATLDAVNKVLDAAEVAEKQALSATSVAATRMVSNRYGDEAGEATADALATVGHCAGTAWNIFKIRKALNPASSVSTGMLKNAAKSSTKI encoded by the exons ATGATCAaatttctctttctttcctccACCGAAAGTCCCACATTTCCCTTTCCTAtcctttattataattttttttcaaataggAATACGAATAAAGTTAGACTCTTTTCAAACACAAGAATCCACTTTTCTTCTACCTCAAATCTCATCTCTCTCCTTCACAAAAAACGAAAAAAGAAAAGCACAGCAGCATCAATAATGGGGTGTTTCAATTTTTGCAACTCAAAAAACCCTTCACCCGCCATGAAAGAAGCTCCTCTTGAAAACAGTTATTACAACCCAGAAATAGCCAAAAACATAAGACACGAAATCCTGCTTCAAATCCCAGTATGCAGAGTTCACTTGGTGGAAGCAGGGGAAGCTCTGGAGCTCGCCAATGGCGACTTCAAACTCACTCGAATCTTAGACGAAAACGTCTCTCTTGCCACCATAGTAAGTGTAGGAAACGATCTTACATGGCCTTTGACTAAAGATGAGCCCGTAGTCAAGCTAGATTCTCTCAACTATCTCTTCTCCTTGCCCATGACAGATGGTGATCCTCCTCTCAGTTACGGCGTCTCGTTTCCGGATGATTGCGCCTTCTTTTTAACCTCTCTAGACTCTTTCTTGAAGGAGAATACCTGCTTTTCAGGCTTAACAACCACTCCTAAAACGACTCAAAGTAAAGGTCTTGACTGGAAGGAGTTTGCTCCCAGAGTTGAAAACTACAATAATTTTTTGGCTAAGGCAATTGCAGGAGGGACTGGTCATATTGTCAAAGGGATGTTCAAGTTGAGCAATGCTTATGCCAATCAG GTACAAAAGGGAGGGGAAATGACTCTAGCTAATGGGGTTGAGGTGAAAAGTTGTGTCACAAAGAAAGAAAGTGGTGGTTCTGTTAAGAAAAGTAGTGGAGTCAACAAAGGCTTGAAAcg TGCAAGAAAGATGTCAAAGATGACAGAGAGATTAAGCAAAACAATGCTGAATGGAGTTGGTATAGCCACGGGAGCAGTGATGGCACCCATGTTAAAATCTCAAGCAGGGAAGAAATTCCTTACAATGGTTCCGGGAGAGGTCATCCTGGCTACACTTGATGCAGTTA atAAGGTGTTAGATGCAGCTGAAGTAGCAGAAAAGCAAGCTCTTTCGGCCACTTCTGTTGCTGCAACAAGAATGGTCAGCAACAG GTATGGAGATGAGGCAGGGGAAGCCACTGCTGATGCTCTTGCAACTGTTGGTCATTGCGCTGGTACTGcctggaatatcttcaaaataAGAAAAGCTCTTAATCCAGCTTCATCTGTCTCCACTGGAATGTTGAAGAATGCTGCTAAAAGTAGCACCAAAATTTAA
- the LOC115705557 gene encoding uncharacterized protein LOC115705557 isoform X2, producing MFNLLDSCSWVGLCCLCQITSLYGGPLEFLFIVESTDDPAYHAVSRLIEDYKDEVDAKIIVAGHSTTCSQKIHNQLVGVEKMHKDSKYVLFLDDDVRLHPGSIGALTAEMVKNPEIFIQTGYPLDLPSGSLGSYCIYEYHMPCSMGFATGGRTFFLWGGCMMMHADDFRQDRYGVVSGLRDGGYSDDMTLAAIAGAHKRLITSPPVAVFPHPLASDLSFGRYWNYLRKQTFVLESYTSSVNWFMNRALFTVHCYLSWGFVMPYIMSMIHITAALRIYIKGYTFDEAGITSSGLGLVAILATCTLIELLSMWNLTRIEVQLCNMLSPEAPRLSLASYNWGLVFIAMVVDNFLYPISAFRSHFTQSINWSGIRYHLKDGKISKIERSRDSGPKYTDLGGKHLYGKKGAQTKVSFIGSLARSLAQWHQPKKFDS from the exons ATGTTTAATCTGCTTGATTCTTGCTCTTGGGTGGGCTTGTGCTGCTTATGTCAG ATTACATCTCTCTATGGTGGTCCTCTGGAATTTCTTTTCATCGTGGAAAGTACAGATGACCCTGCTTACCATGCTGTATCTCGATTAATTGAAGACTATAAG GATGAGGTTGATGCAAAGATTATTGTGGCTGGCCATTCAACAACCTGCAGTCAGAAAATTCACAATCAGTTG GTTGGAGTAGAGAAAATGCATAAAGACAGCAAGTATGTGTTGTTTTTGGATGACGATGTTAGGCTTCATCCGGGATCAATTGGAGCCTTGACTGCTGAGATGGTAAAAAATCCTGAG ATATTCATTCAAACTGGCTACCCTCTTGATTTACCTTCAGGAAGTTTAGGCAGTTACTGCATATATGAGTATCATATG CCTTGTTCGATGGGCTTTGCTACTGGCGGGAGGACGTTCTTTCTATGGGGAGGGTGCATGATG ATGCATGCTGATGACTTTAGACAAGATCGCTATGGTGTGGTATCAGGACTTAGAGATGGTGGTTATTCTGACGATATGACTCTGGCTGCTATAGCTG GTGCTCATAAGAGGCTCATCACATCACCTCCCGTTGCTGTTTTCCCTCATCCCCTTGCTAGTGATCTTAGTTTTGGAAG GTACTGGAATTATTTGAGAAAGCAAACATTTGTATTAGAGTCATACACGTCAAGTGTTAATTGGTTTATGAATCGGGCTCTGTTTACAGTCCACTGCTATCTTTCTTGGGGTTTTGTAATGCCATATATAATGTCGATGATTCACATCACAGCAGCATTACGTATCTACATTAAGGGTTATACATTTGACGAAGCTGGCATCACCTCTAGTG GGCTGGGGCTGGTAGCTATTCTAGCTACATGCACTCTTATAGAACTTCTCTCAATGTGGAACTTGACTAGGATTGAAGTTCAACTATGCAACATGTTATCTCCCGAGGCACCTCGACTCTCGCTTGCCTCTTACAATTGGGGCCTT GTCTTCATTGCTATGGTGGTGGATAACTTCTTATACCCAATCTCTGCGTTCCGTTCTCATTTCACTCAGTCAATCAATTGGTCTGGTATTCGGTACCACTTAAAGGATGGAAAGATAAGCAAG ATTGAAAGAAGCAGAGATAGTggtccaaaatatacagatctGGGAGGTAAGCATTTATATGGGAAGAAAGGAGCTCAAACAAAAGTATCGTTCATCGGTTCTTTGGCCAGAAGTTTGGCACAATGGCATCAGCCTAAGAAGTTCGATAGCTAG
- the LOC115707612 gene encoding senescence/dehydration-associated protein At4g35985, chloroplastic-like — MGCFSFRSSKTPSSSAMKGARTDQNGYYNNPEIPKNIRHEVLLQIPVCRVHLVEAGEALELANGDFKLTRISDQDLCLAIIVSVGNNLTWPLTKDEPVLKLDSLNYLFSLPMTEDEPPLSYGVSFCEHHRGYLATLDSLLKNNSCFSDSTTAQSKGEVDWKEFAPRVENYNNFLAKAIAGGTGHIVKGIFMLTDAYANQVLKGGEMIQANNNNNNYNGVEVKSGVRKKENENINKGGALKRVKKMSKMTEALSKTMLDGVGIATGSVMAPMFKSKAGEKFIATAPGQVLLASLDAVNKVLDAVEVAEKQALLATSTAASREVKKRYGDEAGENTADALATVGHLGNTAWNIIKIRKALNPASSVSTGVLKNAAKK, encoded by the exons ATGGGATGCTTCAGTTTTCGCAGCTCCAAAACCCCATCATCATCCGCCATGAAAGGAGCTCGTACTGATCAAAACGGTTATTACAACAACCCAGAAATACCCAAAAACATTAGACACGAAGTCCTGCTTCAAATTCCAGTATGCAGAGTTCATTTGGTGGAAGCAGGGGAAGCTCTGGAGCTGGCCAATGGAGACTTCAAGCTCACCAGAATCTCAGACCAAGACCTCTGTCTGGCCATCATAGTAAGTGTCGGAAACAACCTTACTTGGCCATTGACCAAAGATGAGCCCGTTCTGAAGCTGGATTCTCTCAACTATCTCTTCTCCTTGCCCATGACTGAAGATGAACCTCCTCTAAGCTACGGGGTCTCGTTTTGTGAGCACCACCGGGGGTATCTGGCCACTCTCGACTCTTTATTGAAGAATAATTCGTGCTTTTCAGACTCGACCACTGCTCAAAGTAAAGGTGAGGTTGATTGGAAGGAGTTTGCTCCGAGAGTTGAAAACTACAATAACTTTTTGGCTAAGGCAATTGCTGGAGGGACTGGTCATATTGTCAAAGGCATTTTTATGTTGACCGATGCTTATGCCAATCAG GTACTGAAGGGAGGGGAAATGATTCaagctaataataataacaataattataATGGAGTTGAGGTGAAAAGTGGtgttagaaagaaagaaaatgagaACATCAACAAAGGTGGTGCCTTGAAACG AGTGAAAAAGATGTCAAAGATGACAGAGGCATTAAGCAAAACAATGCTGGATGGAGTTGGTATAGCCACTGGATCAGTTATGGCACCCATGTTCAAATCTAAAGCTGGGGAAAAATTCATTGCCACTGCTCCGGGACAGGTCCTATTGGCTTCACTTGATGCAGTTA ATAAGGTGTTAGATGCGGTTGAAGTAGCAGAAAAGCAAGCTCTTTTGGCCACTTCCACTGCTGCTTCAAGAGAGGTCAAGAAGAG GTACGGAGATGAGGCAGGGGAAAATACTGCAGATGCTCTAGCAACTGTTGGTCATTTGGGTAATACTGCTTGGAATATCATCAAAATAAGAAAAGCCCTTAATCCAGCTTCATCTGTCTCCACTGGAGTGTTGAAGAATGctgcaaaaaaataa
- the LOC115705557 gene encoding uncharacterized protein LOC115705557 isoform X1, which yields MSAMDPIDSLLFYLTGAFCSPLAIFVQIQGCLICLILALGWACAAYVRNREIKRLKDSMQTGNSFAFLCHDINELDHFSQIKLPSVTVVMPLKGFGEHNLHNWRSQITSLYGGPLEFLFIVESTDDPAYHAVSRLIEDYKDEVDAKIIVAGHSTTCSQKIHNQLVGVEKMHKDSKYVLFLDDDVRLHPGSIGALTAEMVKNPEIFIQTGYPLDLPSGSLGSYCIYEYHMPCSMGFATGGRTFFLWGGCMMMHADDFRQDRYGVVSGLRDGGYSDDMTLAAIAGAHKRLITSPPVAVFPHPLASDLSFGRYWNYLRKQTFVLESYTSSVNWFMNRALFTVHCYLSWGFVMPYIMSMIHITAALRIYIKGYTFDEAGITSSGLGLVAILATCTLIELLSMWNLTRIEVQLCNMLSPEAPRLSLASYNWGLVFIAMVVDNFLYPISAFRSHFTQSINWSGIRYHLKDGKISKIERSRDSGPKYTDLGGKHLYGKKGAQTKVSFIGSLARSLAQWHQPKKFDS from the exons ATGTCTGCAATGGATCCTATTGATTCCTTACTGTTTTACCTCACCGGAGCATTTTGTAGCCCTCTTGCTATTTTCGTCCAGATCCAG GGATGTTTAATCTGCTTGATTCTTGCTCTTGGGTGGGCTTGTGCTGCTTATGTCAG GAATAGAGAGATCAAGCGATTGAAGGATAGTATGCAAACTGGGAATAGCTTTGCATTTCTTTGTCATGATATTAATGAACTTGACCACTTTAGTCAGATCAAGCTACCTAGTGTGACAGTTGTTATGCCCTTAAAGGGGTTTGGGGAACACAATTTACATAATTGGAGAAGTCAG ATTACATCTCTCTATGGTGGTCCTCTGGAATTTCTTTTCATCGTGGAAAGTACAGATGACCCTGCTTACCATGCTGTATCTCGATTAATTGAAGACTATAAG GATGAGGTTGATGCAAAGATTATTGTGGCTGGCCATTCAACAACCTGCAGTCAGAAAATTCACAATCAGTTG GTTGGAGTAGAGAAAATGCATAAAGACAGCAAGTATGTGTTGTTTTTGGATGACGATGTTAGGCTTCATCCGGGATCAATTGGAGCCTTGACTGCTGAGATGGTAAAAAATCCTGAG ATATTCATTCAAACTGGCTACCCTCTTGATTTACCTTCAGGAAGTTTAGGCAGTTACTGCATATATGAGTATCATATG CCTTGTTCGATGGGCTTTGCTACTGGCGGGAGGACGTTCTTTCTATGGGGAGGGTGCATGATG ATGCATGCTGATGACTTTAGACAAGATCGCTATGGTGTGGTATCAGGACTTAGAGATGGTGGTTATTCTGACGATATGACTCTGGCTGCTATAGCTG GTGCTCATAAGAGGCTCATCACATCACCTCCCGTTGCTGTTTTCCCTCATCCCCTTGCTAGTGATCTTAGTTTTGGAAG GTACTGGAATTATTTGAGAAAGCAAACATTTGTATTAGAGTCATACACGTCAAGTGTTAATTGGTTTATGAATCGGGCTCTGTTTACAGTCCACTGCTATCTTTCTTGGGGTTTTGTAATGCCATATATAATGTCGATGATTCACATCACAGCAGCATTACGTATCTACATTAAGGGTTATACATTTGACGAAGCTGGCATCACCTCTAGTG GGCTGGGGCTGGTAGCTATTCTAGCTACATGCACTCTTATAGAACTTCTCTCAATGTGGAACTTGACTAGGATTGAAGTTCAACTATGCAACATGTTATCTCCCGAGGCACCTCGACTCTCGCTTGCCTCTTACAATTGGGGCCTT GTCTTCATTGCTATGGTGGTGGATAACTTCTTATACCCAATCTCTGCGTTCCGTTCTCATTTCACTCAGTCAATCAATTGGTCTGGTATTCGGTACCACTTAAAGGATGGAAAGATAAGCAAG ATTGAAAGAAGCAGAGATAGTggtccaaaatatacagatctGGGAGGTAAGCATTTATATGGGAAGAAAGGAGCTCAAACAAAAGTATCGTTCATCGGTTCTTTGGCCAGAAGTTTGGCACAATGGCATCAGCCTAAGAAGTTCGATAGCTAG